A single region of the Streptomyces sp. ITFR-16 genome encodes:
- a CDS encoding MFS transporter has protein sequence MPADAAPEPEAAPRLPRRVRIGYGLGSLCTGTFATVPGLILLYYLTDVLAVPAAVAGAAVFLPKAWDVLINPLVGAVSDRSRLRGGPRRPFLLIGACTLPPLFALLFAAPPLRGAAAAGYVAALFLLAATAYAVFQVPYVTMPAEMTEDPGERRRILGWRVAFLGVAILLSGALAPALAHADGDSPASYRLMGVAVAALLAAGMFGAWSTTRGAPAVARSEAEPSLRAQLAAARSSRPFRLLVTMWTLQALAIGVMLAGVQYFATYTLGSANAVTPLFACMIGPLVLFMPLWNRLARLRSTAHAQWCASLLYLVGAAALAFTRQAGPALGYAAVAVVGIAYAGLQLLPLTLLADTLAEDVARTGKRRAATFTGLWTAAETLAFALGAGAFALVLAVTGFRSSDAGHRVVQPQEALSGIALGMSVLPAVPAAASLWLLHLYRAPLKDRAPLKEEPAHAD, from the coding sequence ATGCCAGCCGACGCCGCGCCGGAGCCGGAAGCCGCCCCGCGCCTGCCGCGCCGGGTGCGGATCGGCTACGGGCTGGGCTCGCTGTGCACCGGCACCTTCGCCACCGTGCCCGGGCTGATCCTGCTCTACTACCTCACCGACGTACTGGCCGTGCCCGCCGCCGTCGCGGGCGCCGCGGTGTTCCTGCCCAAGGCCTGGGACGTCCTGATCAACCCGCTGGTCGGCGCCGTCTCCGACCGGAGCCGGCTGCGCGGCGGACCCCGCCGCCCCTTCCTGCTGATCGGCGCCTGCACCCTGCCCCCGCTCTTCGCGCTGCTCTTCGCCGCGCCGCCGCTGCGGGGCGCGGCCGCGGCCGGCTATGTGGCGGCCCTGTTCCTGCTGGCCGCCACCGCCTACGCCGTCTTCCAGGTGCCGTACGTGACGATGCCGGCCGAGATGACCGAGGACCCCGGGGAGCGCCGTCGCATCCTCGGCTGGCGGGTCGCCTTCCTCGGCGTCGCCATCCTGCTGTCCGGGGCGCTCGCCCCGGCCCTCGCGCACGCCGACGGGGACAGCCCGGCGAGCTACCGGCTGATGGGCGTGGCGGTCGCCGCGCTTCTGGCCGCGGGCATGTTCGGGGCCTGGTCCACCACCCGGGGCGCCCCGGCCGTCGCCCGCAGCGAGGCCGAACCCTCGCTGCGGGCCCAGCTCGCCGCCGCCCGCTCCAGCCGGCCCTTCCGCCTGCTCGTCACGATGTGGACGCTCCAGGCCCTGGCCATCGGCGTGATGCTCGCGGGCGTCCAGTACTTCGCCACGTACACCCTCGGCTCGGCGAACGCCGTCACCCCGCTCTTCGCCTGCATGATCGGCCCGCTGGTGCTGTTCATGCCGCTCTGGAACCGGCTGGCCCGGCTGCGCTCCACCGCCCACGCCCAGTGGTGCGCCTCGCTGCTCTACCTCGTCGGCGCCGCGGCCCTCGCCTTCACCCGGCAGGCCGGACCCGCCCTCGGCTACGCGGCCGTCGCGGTCGTCGGCATCGCCTACGCCGGGCTCCAGCTCCTCCCGCTCACCCTGCTGGCCGACACCCTCGCCGAGGACGTGGCCCGCACCGGGAAGCGGCGCGCCGCGACCTTCACCGGGCTGTGGACCGCCGCCGAGACCCTGGCCTTCGCGCTGGGCGCCGGGGCCTTCGCCCTGGTGCTGGCCGTGACCGGCTTCCGGTCCTCGGACGCCGGCCACCGGGTGGTCCAGCCGCAGGAGGCGCTGAGCGGGATCGCGCTCGGCATGAGCGTGCTGCCCGCCGTGCCGGCGGCGGCGAGCCTGTGGCTGCTGCATCTGTACCGAGCACCGCTCAAGGACCGAGCCCCGCTGAAGGAAGAGCCCGCCCATGCCGACTGA
- a CDS encoding aminotransferase class V-fold PLP-dependent enzyme, whose protein sequence is MPTDPASAADVLAELTALRAADAPTRGGRTFAYVYDAGLEGLDELAAAAYTAYATVNGLDPTVFPSVARLENDVVGAAAALLGAPGAQGTFTSGGTESILLAVKTARDHARAERGVTEPQLVLPSTAHAAFHKAAHYLGLEPVVVPVDPATYRADAAAAAAAITPRTALVVASAPSYAHGVIDPVAEIAAAAAERGVLCHVDACIGGWLLPHLRRAGREIPAFDLSVPGVTSLSVDLHKYGYADKGASVVLHRDAELRRHQYFAHAGWPGYPVVNPTVQGTKSAGLLAQAWAVLRYVGEDGYTALAGRVAEASDRLLAGLRTTAGVRVLGDPAAGLVAFTVDGPDGAPDLSLLLHLADEMRERGWYLQPQLSFDGLPPNLHLTLTPATVGQVDALLTDLGAALDSARALPPVAVDPGLAELAAGLDPSKLGPEEIDAVLAFAGLTGDGGLPARMAPVLVLLDALPGPLKERLLAEFVGSVFRI, encoded by the coding sequence ATGCCGACTGACCCCGCCTCCGCCGCCGACGTCCTCGCCGAGCTCACCGCCCTGCGCGCCGCCGACGCGCCGACCCGGGGCGGCCGCACGTTCGCGTACGTCTACGACGCCGGACTGGAGGGCCTCGACGAGCTGGCGGCCGCCGCGTACACCGCGTACGCCACCGTCAACGGCCTGGACCCCACGGTCTTCCCGAGCGTCGCCCGGCTGGAGAACGACGTCGTGGGCGCGGCGGCCGCGCTGCTCGGGGCGCCCGGCGCCCAGGGCACCTTCACCAGCGGCGGCACCGAGTCGATCCTCCTCGCGGTGAAGACCGCCCGCGACCACGCCCGGGCCGAGCGCGGCGTGACCGAGCCGCAGCTGGTGCTCCCGTCCACCGCACACGCCGCCTTCCACAAGGCGGCCCACTATCTGGGCCTGGAGCCGGTCGTGGTGCCCGTCGACCCGGCCACGTACCGCGCCGACGCCGCCGCCGCGGCCGCCGCGATCACCCCGCGCACCGCCCTCGTCGTCGCCTCGGCCCCCTCGTACGCGCACGGGGTGATCGACCCCGTCGCCGAGATCGCGGCGGCCGCCGCCGAGCGGGGCGTCCTGTGCCATGTGGACGCCTGCATCGGCGGCTGGCTCCTGCCCCATCTGCGGCGCGCGGGACGGGAGATACCGGCGTTCGACCTCTCCGTCCCCGGCGTCACCTCGCTCTCCGTGGACCTCCACAAGTACGGCTACGCCGACAAGGGCGCCTCCGTCGTGCTCCACCGGGACGCTGAACTGCGCCGTCACCAGTACTTCGCCCACGCCGGATGGCCCGGCTACCCCGTCGTCAACCCCACCGTCCAGGGCACCAAGTCGGCGGGCCTGCTGGCCCAGGCGTGGGCGGTGCTGCGGTACGTCGGCGAGGACGGGTACACCGCGCTGGCGGGCCGGGTCGCCGAGGCGTCCGACCGGCTGCTCGCCGGGCTGCGCACGACCGCCGGTGTCCGCGTGCTCGGCGACCCCGCGGCCGGACTGGTCGCCTTCACGGTGGACGGACCGGACGGCGCTCCGGACCTGAGCCTGCTGCTGCACCTCGCGGACGAGATGCGCGAGCGCGGCTGGTACCTCCAGCCGCAGCTGTCCTTCGACGGTCTGCCGCCCAACCTCCACCTCACCCTGACCCCGGCCACGGTCGGCCAGGTGGACGCCCTGCTCACCGATCTCGGCGCGGCCCTGGACTCGGCCCGCGCCCTGCCCCCGGTGGCGGTGGACCCGGGCCTCGCCGAACTGGCCGCCGGGCTCGACCCGTCGAAGCTCGGGCCCGAGGAGATCGACGCGGTCCTGGCCTTCGCGGGCCTCACCGGGGACGGCGGACTGCCGGCGCGGATGGCCCCGGTGCTGGTCCTGCTCGACGCCCTGCCCGGACCGCTGAAGGAGCGGCTGCTCGCGGAGTTCGTCGGGTCGGTCTTCCGGATCTGA
- a CDS encoding DUF4232 domain-containing protein: MRTATSLALCAALASTALLTGCGTETAGASGDRDAFAPCATPAPAGDPAGVSRDHVTVVNRTCGASGAPVAEFEVSNTEKEPLTFTITFSLVNDSGQAMDNITRTVEAVKPGQTVRRPLGTDGEPVVAQGRLARILKVRAVPAAEAPSGSGACPPSGIRVTADRGDAAMGLRVVGLHLLNCGSADYGIEGYPALRLLDEDRDPVRGVRVLHGTDQISTGIGGDPAPRPLTLRPGESAYANLAWRNTTQEGDAVNAPYVTVTAKPGAAPVTVTPELDLGTTGRLGVGPWTKDDTP; this comes from the coding sequence ATGCGTACCGCCACCTCTCTCGCCCTGTGTGCCGCCCTCGCGAGCACCGCGCTGCTCACCGGATGCGGGACGGAGACGGCGGGCGCGTCGGGGGACCGTGACGCCTTCGCCCCGTGCGCGACCCCGGCACCCGCGGGCGATCCCGCCGGGGTGTCCCGGGACCACGTGACCGTCGTCAACCGGACCTGCGGCGCCTCCGGGGCCCCGGTCGCCGAGTTCGAGGTCTCCAACACCGAGAAGGAACCGCTCACCTTCACGATCACGTTCAGCCTGGTCAACGACTCCGGGCAGGCCATGGACAACATCACGCGCACGGTCGAGGCCGTGAAGCCTGGCCAGACCGTGCGGCGCCCTCTGGGCACGGACGGCGAACCGGTCGTGGCCCAGGGGCGCCTGGCCCGGATCCTCAAGGTGCGGGCCGTTCCCGCGGCCGAGGCGCCCTCCGGCTCCGGCGCCTGCCCGCCCTCCGGTATCCGCGTCACGGCGGACCGGGGCGATGCCGCGATGGGCCTGCGCGTGGTCGGGCTCCACCTGCTCAACTGCGGCTCCGCCGACTACGGCATCGAGGGCTATCCCGCCCTGCGGCTCCTGGACGAGGACCGCGACCCGGTCAGGGGCGTCCGCGTCCTGCACGGCACCGACCAGATCTCCACCGGCATCGGAGGCGACCCCGCGCCCAGGCCGCTCACGCTGCGGCCGGGGGAGTCCGCGTACGCCAACCTGGCCTGGCGCAACACCACGCAGGAGGGCGACGCGGTGAACGCCCCGTACGTCACGGTCACGGCGAAGCCCGGGGCCGCGCCCGTGACGGTGACCCCGGAACTCGACCTCGGCACCACGGGCCGGCTCGGCGTCGGCCCGTGGACGAAGGACGACACGCCCTAG
- a CDS encoding aldo/keto reductase: MRYRELGRSGLSVSEIGYGAWGIGASSWVGATEDESVRALNRAVDLGVNFIDTARGYGESERIVGRVVRERAGDEVLVATKVPPKNGKWPSPEGTHPDEAFPGEHIRTSVETSLRASGLDHFDVLQFHVWNDEWVGRGDWLETVAALKQEGRFRLFGVSVNDHRPDTALALVRSGAVDTVQVIYNVFDQSPADELLPACEEHGVGVIVRVALDEGGLTGRITADTTFPEGDWRNRYFRDDRPAQVERRVAAIVADLGIEPDAIAEHALRFVLSSPAVSTVIPGMRSVRNVERNTALSDGRPLTADQLAVLAEHRWQRDFYALPASAADGS; encoded by the coding sequence GTGCGCTACCGCGAGCTGGGACGCAGCGGACTTTCGGTGTCCGAGATCGGCTACGGGGCCTGGGGCATCGGCGCGTCCAGCTGGGTGGGTGCGACGGAGGACGAGTCCGTGCGCGCCCTCAACCGGGCCGTCGACCTCGGTGTGAACTTCATCGACACGGCACGCGGCTACGGCGAGAGCGAACGCATCGTGGGCCGGGTGGTGCGCGAGCGCGCCGGTGACGAGGTGCTCGTCGCGACCAAGGTGCCGCCGAAGAACGGGAAGTGGCCCTCGCCCGAAGGCACCCACCCCGACGAGGCGTTCCCGGGCGAGCACATCCGTACCAGCGTGGAGACCAGCCTGCGCGCGTCCGGCCTGGACCACTTCGACGTCCTTCAGTTCCATGTCTGGAACGACGAGTGGGTGGGGCGCGGGGACTGGCTGGAGACGGTCGCCGCGCTGAAGCAGGAGGGCAGGTTCCGCCTCTTCGGCGTCTCCGTCAACGACCACCGGCCCGACACCGCGCTCGCGCTGGTGCGCAGCGGTGCGGTGGACACCGTGCAGGTCATCTACAACGTGTTCGACCAGTCACCGGCCGACGAACTGCTGCCGGCCTGCGAGGAGCACGGGGTCGGGGTGATCGTGCGGGTCGCGCTGGACGAGGGCGGGCTGACCGGCCGGATCACCGCGGACACGACGTTCCCCGAGGGCGACTGGCGCAACCGCTACTTCCGGGACGACCGCCCGGCCCAGGTCGAGCGGCGGGTCGCGGCGATCGTCGCGGACCTGGGCATCGAGCCGGACGCCATCGCGGAGCACGCGCTGCGCTTCGTCCTGAGCTCCCCGGCGGTCTCCACCGTCATCCCCGGCATGCGCAGCGTGCGCAACGTGGAGCGCAACACCGCGCTGAGCGACGGGCGTCCGCTCACCGCGGACCAGCTCGCCGTGCTGGCCGAGCACCGCTGGCAGCGCGACTTCTACGCCCTGCCGGCATCCGCCGCGGACGGCTCCTAG
- a CDS encoding superoxide dismutase — translation MATYTLPELPYDYAALEPVINPQIIELHHDKHHAAYVKGANDTLEQLEEARDKEAWGAINGLQKNLAFHLSGHILHSIYWHNMTGDGGGEPLAADGVGDLADAITDSFGSFAGFKSQLTKAAATTQGSGWGVLAYEPVSGKLIVEQVYDHQGNVGQGSVPVLVFDAWEHAFYLQYKNQKVDFIEAMWRVVNWQDVAKRYAAAKERADVLLLAP, via the coding sequence ATGGCCACGTACACGCTCCCGGAACTCCCGTACGACTACGCGGCGCTCGAACCGGTCATCAATCCGCAGATCATCGAGCTCCACCACGACAAGCACCACGCCGCGTACGTCAAGGGCGCCAACGACACCCTGGAGCAGCTGGAGGAGGCGCGGGACAAGGAGGCATGGGGGGCGATCAACGGGCTCCAGAAGAACCTGGCGTTCCACCTCTCCGGCCACATCCTGCACTCGATCTACTGGCACAACATGACCGGTGACGGCGGCGGCGAGCCCCTCGCCGCGGACGGCGTCGGCGACCTCGCGGACGCGATCACCGACTCCTTCGGCTCCTTCGCGGGCTTCAAGTCCCAGCTGACGAAGGCCGCGGCCACCACGCAGGGCTCCGGCTGGGGCGTCCTCGCGTACGAGCCGGTCAGCGGGAAGCTGATCGTCGAGCAGGTCTACGACCACCAGGGCAACGTGGGCCAGGGCTCGGTCCCGGTCCTGGTCTTCGACGCGTGGGAGCACGCCTTCTACCTCCAGTACAAGAACCAGAAGGTCGACTTCATCGAGGCGATGTGGCGCGTCGTCAACTGGCAGGACGTGGCGAAGCGGTACGCGGCCGCCAAGGAGCGCGCCGACGTCCTGCTGCTCGCCCCCTGA
- a CDS encoding amino acid permease: protein MPRTSVPPPTGSPATASDTGTDSALTHGLKQRHLSMIALGGVIGAGLFVGSGAGIAAAGPSVVIAYAVSGLLVMLVMRMLGEMSAANPASGSFSVHAERAIGPWAGFTAGWAFWVLLCVAVGLEGIGAAKIVTGWLPGTPEWAWVALFMVVFLATNLASVTKFGEFEFWFAALKVAAITLFLVLGVLAILGVLPGTDAPGTANLSGEGGFLPNGTEGLVIGLLASVFAYGGLETVTIAAAESENPVQGVAKAVRTAMWRIALFYVGSMAVIVTLVPWDDPKVVEVGPFYAALDHLGISGAAEIMNVVILVALLSAMNANIYGASRMACSLVARGQGPKRLGRVSSGVPRTAVLVSSVFGFLCVLLSYWRPDDVFPWLLNMIGAVILVVWIFVAVSQLILRARLEREAPERLVVRMWLFPGLTIVALLAMAGIFFLMLRQPDTRDQLMATGALTAVLIVAGVVRQRGAGPTPKD from the coding sequence ATGCCCCGGACCTCCGTGCCTCCCCCCACCGGCTCCCCCGCCACCGCCTCCGACACCGGAACCGACTCGGCCCTCACCCACGGACTCAAGCAGCGCCATCTCTCGATGATCGCCCTCGGCGGCGTCATCGGTGCCGGGCTCTTCGTGGGCTCGGGCGCGGGCATCGCCGCCGCCGGGCCCTCCGTCGTCATCGCCTACGCCGTCTCCGGACTGCTGGTCATGCTCGTGATGCGCATGCTCGGCGAGATGTCGGCGGCCAATCCGGCGTCCGGCTCGTTCTCCGTCCACGCCGAGCGGGCGATCGGCCCATGGGCCGGATTCACGGCGGGCTGGGCGTTCTGGGTGCTGCTCTGCGTCGCCGTCGGCCTGGAGGGCATCGGTGCCGCGAAGATCGTCACCGGCTGGCTGCCCGGGACCCCGGAGTGGGCCTGGGTGGCGCTGTTCATGGTGGTGTTCCTGGCGACGAACCTGGCCTCGGTGACGAAGTTCGGCGAGTTCGAGTTCTGGTTCGCCGCGCTCAAGGTCGCCGCGATCACCCTGTTCCTGGTGCTGGGCGTGCTGGCGATCCTCGGTGTGCTGCCGGGGACGGACGCCCCGGGCACCGCCAACCTCAGTGGTGAGGGCGGCTTCCTGCCCAACGGCACGGAGGGGCTGGTCATCGGGCTGCTCGCCTCCGTCTTCGCGTACGGCGGCCTGGAGACCGTCACCATCGCCGCCGCCGAGTCGGAGAACCCGGTGCAGGGCGTCGCGAAGGCCGTGCGGACGGCGATGTGGCGGATCGCGCTGTTCTACGTCGGCTCGATGGCCGTCATCGTCACGCTGGTCCCGTGGGACGACCCGAAGGTCGTGGAGGTGGGCCCGTTCTACGCGGCGCTGGACCATCTCGGCATCAGCGGCGCGGCGGAGATCATGAACGTGGTCATCCTGGTGGCGCTGCTCTCGGCGATGAACGCCAACATCTACGGCGCCTCGCGCATGGCCTGCTCGCTGGTGGCCCGGGGCCAGGGCCCGAAGCGGCTGGGCCGGGTCTCCTCCGGCGTCCCGCGCACCGCCGTCCTGGTCTCGTCGGTGTTCGGCTTCCTGTGCGTGCTGCTGAGCTACTGGCGGCCCGACGACGTCTTCCCCTGGCTGCTCAACATGATCGGCGCGGTGATCCTGGTCGTCTGGATCTTCGTCGCCGTCTCCCAGCTGATCCTGCGCGCCCGACTGGAGCGCGAGGCGCCGGAGCGGCTGGTGGTGCGGATGTGGCTGTTCCCGGGTCTGACGATCGTGGCGCTGCTGGCCATGGCCGGCATCTTCTTCCTGATGCTCCGCCAGCCCGACACCCGTGACCAGCTGATGGCGACCGGCGCGCTGACGGCGGTCCTGATCGTGGCCGGTGTCGTACGCCAGCGGGGCGCCGGTCCTACGCCGAAGGACTGA
- a CDS encoding biotin transporter BioY produces the protein MSTAAAPVRTGAVLADLLPAVRHRYAVDTALVLGGAALTGIAAQIAVPVPGSPVPVTGQTFAALLVGTALGARRGFLSLAVYALVGMAGLPWFAGGTSGAGGASFGYVLGMLLAATVAGGLARRGGDRSVLRTAGTMVLGSAIIYAVGVPYLALSTGMSASAAIAAGLTPFLLGDALKAALAMGALPASWKLIGRRG, from the coding sequence ATGAGCACTGCTGCCGCCCCCGTCCGTACCGGAGCGGTCCTCGCCGACCTGCTGCCCGCCGTCCGGCACCGCTACGCCGTGGACACCGCCCTGGTGCTCGGCGGCGCCGCGCTCACCGGCATAGCCGCCCAGATCGCCGTGCCGGTCCCGGGCTCCCCGGTCCCCGTCACCGGCCAGACCTTCGCCGCGCTCCTCGTCGGCACCGCGCTCGGCGCCCGCCGGGGCTTCCTCTCCCTCGCCGTGTACGCGCTCGTCGGCATGGCCGGCCTGCCGTGGTTCGCGGGCGGCACCTCCGGTGCGGGCGGCGCCTCGTTCGGCTACGTGCTCGGCATGCTGCTCGCCGCCACCGTGGCCGGCGGCCTCGCCCGGCGCGGCGGCGACCGCTCGGTGCTGCGCACGGCGGGCACCATGGTCCTCGGCTCGGCGATCATCTACGCGGTCGGCGTGCCCTACCTGGCCCTGTCCACCGGCATGTCGGCGAGCGCCGCGATCGCGGCCGGCCTGACGCCGTTCCTGCTCGGCGACGCGCTCAAGGCGGCGCTCGCGATGGGCGCGCTGCCCGCGTCCTGGAAGCTCATCGGCCGCCGGGGCTGA
- a CDS encoding FAD-binding oxidoreductase, whose product MTAVPSGFQTGFPIRPDLVVEATGPEDVREAVAGAAREGLPVRLHATGHGLPGPVEGGVLISTGRMDSVEVDPERRTARIGAGATWGQVVEAAAPHGLAPLNGSSPGVGAVSYTLGGGLGILARTFGYAADHVRSLDVVTGDGVARHVTAESEPGLFWGLRGGGHRLGAVTALESGLVPVARLYGGSLAFDADGEAGARVLRRCLEWARTVPDALTSSVAALVHPDIPQVPEPLRGKYVISVRVAYTGTEAEGERLVAPLRETGPVLADSLREMPYTDSHTIHSDPPFPHAYYGDGLMLAGIDPDRAARVLELTGRKAPMMTVVQLNHLGGALAAAPRPDNAVPYRGAGWLLRLLSPLDGTDVASARALYEEVAAVLGPLVVGRSLNFSFGGGDRTDGFHGPRTRERLAGLVSRHDPASLFGGAYGSGGVSPGGR is encoded by the coding sequence ATGACTGCCGTCCCCTCCGGTTTCCAGACCGGTTTCCCGATCCGCCCGGACCTCGTCGTCGAGGCCACCGGGCCCGAGGACGTCCGCGAGGCCGTGGCCGGGGCCGCCCGCGAGGGCCTTCCGGTGCGCCTCCACGCCACCGGGCACGGCCTGCCGGGACCCGTCGAGGGCGGGGTCCTGATCAGCACCGGCCGGATGGACTCCGTCGAGGTCGACCCGGAGCGCCGCACCGCCCGGATCGGCGCGGGCGCCACCTGGGGCCAGGTCGTCGAGGCCGCCGCACCGCACGGGCTGGCCCCGCTGAACGGCTCCTCCCCCGGCGTGGGCGCCGTCTCCTACACGCTGGGCGGCGGGCTCGGCATCCTGGCCCGCACCTTCGGGTACGCCGCCGACCACGTCCGCTCCCTGGACGTGGTGACCGGCGACGGGGTGGCGCGCCATGTCACCGCCGAGAGCGAGCCCGGGCTGTTCTGGGGGCTGCGCGGCGGCGGGCACCGGCTGGGCGCGGTGACGGCCCTGGAGAGCGGGCTCGTGCCGGTGGCCCGGCTGTACGGCGGCTCGCTCGCGTTCGACGCGGACGGGGAGGCGGGCGCCCGGGTGCTGCGGCGCTGTCTGGAGTGGGCCCGGACCGTGCCGGACGCGCTGACCTCGTCGGTGGCCGCGCTGGTTCACCCGGACATCCCGCAGGTGCCGGAGCCGCTGCGCGGGAAGTATGTGATCTCGGTGCGGGTCGCGTACACGGGGACCGAGGCCGAGGGCGAGCGCCTGGTCGCGCCGCTGCGGGAGACCGGGCCGGTGCTCGCGGACTCGCTGCGGGAGATGCCGTACACCGACAGCCACACGATCCACAGCGACCCGCCGTTCCCGCACGCCTACTACGGGGACGGGCTGATGCTCGCCGGGATCGACCCGGACCGGGCGGCGCGGGTGCTGGAGCTGACCGGCCGGAAGGCGCCGATGATGACCGTGGTGCAGCTCAACCACCTCGGTGGCGCCCTGGCCGCGGCTCCCCGTCCGGACAACGCGGTGCCCTACCGCGGGGCGGGCTGGCTCCTGCGGCTGCTCTCCCCGCTGGACGGTACGGACGTGGCGTCGGCGCGGGCCCTGTACGAGGAGGTGGCCGCGGTCCTGGGCCCGCTGGTCGTCGGCCGCTCGCTGAACTTCTCCTTCGGCGGCGGGGACCGTACGGACGGCTTCCACGGCCCCCGGACACGCGAGAGGCTCGCCGGTCTGGTGTCGCGTCACGACCCGGCGAGCCTCTTCGGAGGTGCGTACGGAAGCGGTGGGGTCAGCCCCGGCGGCCGATGA
- a CDS encoding amino acid permease, with amino-acid sequence MTSQTTLAGPGHQPDGPDGSDRTEQGDGLQAGLKNRHLSMIAIGGVIGAGLFVGSGAGIAAAGPAILLSYALVGLMVVFVMRMLGEMAAARPASGSFSTYADQALGRWAGFSIGWLYWFFWVVVLAVEATAGAKILESWVPGVPQWGWALIVMLVLTATNLVSVGSYGEFEFWFAGIKVVAIGAFVIVGLLAVFGVLPGSDNAGSGLAHLTDAGGFFPEGPGAILTGVLMVVFSFMGSEIVTLAAGESENPQRAVQKATNSVIWRIAVFYLGSIFVVLTLLPWNDPSIVEKGSYVAALDSIGIPHAGQVMDVIVLTAVLSCLNSGLYTASRMAFSLGGRGDAPKAFARTNKRGVPQAAILSSVVFGFVAVFFNYQWPDTVFAFLLNSSGAVALFVWLVICFTQLRMRGIILRESPEKLVVRMWLFPYLTWATIAMISFVLVYMLTDDAGREQVLLSLLVAVLVVAVSLVREALARRRGEPAAKITG; translated from the coding sequence ATGACGTCGCAGACGACTCTGGCGGGGCCGGGCCACCAGCCCGACGGGCCGGACGGTTCGGACCGGACGGAGCAGGGGGACGGCCTCCAGGCCGGTCTCAAGAACCGTCATCTCTCCATGATCGCCATCGGCGGGGTGATCGGCGCGGGTCTGTTCGTGGGCTCCGGCGCCGGTATCGCCGCCGCCGGGCCGGCCATTCTCCTGTCGTACGCGCTGGTCGGCCTGATGGTCGTCTTCGTGATGCGGATGCTCGGCGAGATGGCGGCCGCCCGCCCCGCTTCGGGCTCCTTCTCCACCTACGCCGACCAGGCGCTGGGCCGCTGGGCCGGTTTCTCGATCGGCTGGCTGTACTGGTTCTTCTGGGTCGTGGTGCTCGCCGTCGAGGCCACGGCGGGTGCCAAGATCCTGGAGAGCTGGGTGCCGGGCGTGCCCCAGTGGGGCTGGGCGCTGATCGTGATGCTGGTGCTGACCGCGACCAACCTGGTCTCGGTCGGCTCGTACGGGGAGTTCGAGTTCTGGTTCGCCGGGATCAAGGTCGTCGCGATCGGCGCCTTCGTGATCGTCGGGCTGCTCGCGGTCTTCGGCGTGCTGCCGGGCTCGGACAACGCCGGCTCGGGGCTGGCGCACCTCACGGACGCCGGCGGGTTCTTCCCCGAAGGCCCCGGCGCCATCCTCACGGGTGTGCTGATGGTCGTCTTCTCCTTCATGGGCAGCGAGATCGTGACGCTGGCGGCGGGCGAGTCGGAGAACCCGCAGCGTGCCGTCCAGAAGGCCACCAACAGTGTGATCTGGCGGATCGCCGTCTTCTACCTGGGCTCGATCTTCGTCGTGCTGACGCTGCTGCCCTGGAACGACCCGTCGATCGTCGAGAAGGGCAGCTATGTCGCGGCCCTCGACTCCATCGGCATCCCGCACGCCGGCCAGGTGATGGACGTCATCGTGCTGACGGCCGTCCTCTCCTGCCTCAACTCCGGCCTGTACACGGCCTCCCGGATGGCCTTCTCGCTCGGCGGCCGGGGCGACGCGCCCAAGGCGTTCGCCCGGACCAACAAGCGGGGCGTGCCGCAGGCCGCGATCCTGTCCTCGGTGGTCTTCGGCTTCGTCGCCGTCTTCTTCAACTACCAGTGGCCGGACACCGTCTTCGCGTTCCTGCTGAACTCCTCGGGCGCGGTCGCCCTGTTCGTCTGGCTGGTCATCTGCTTCACCCAGCTGCGGATGCGCGGGATCATCCTGCGCGAGTCGCCCGAGAAGCTGGTCGTGCGGATGTGGCTCTTCCCGTATCTGACCTGGGCGACCATCGCGATGATCTCGTTCGTGCTGGTCTACATGCTGACCGACGACGCGGGACGCGAGCAGGTGCTGCTCTCGCTGCTGGTCGCGGTGCTGGTGGTGGCCGTCTCGCTGGTGCGCGAGGCGCTCGCCCGTCGCCGCGGGGAGCCGGCCGCGAAGATCACCGGATGA
- a CDS encoding ribose-5-phosphate isomerase, whose protein sequence is MRVYLGSDHAGYELKNHLVEWLKAQGHEAVDCGPHIYDAQDDYPPFCLRAAEKTAADPDSLGIVIGGSGNGEQIAANKVKGVRAALAWSEQTAALGREHNDANVISIGGRMHTVEESTKFVEIFLNTPYSGEERHTRRIEMLTAYENTGELPPVPAHHPQQG, encoded by the coding sequence ATGCGCGTGTACCTCGGATCCGACCATGCCGGTTACGAACTCAAGAACCACCTCGTCGAGTGGCTCAAGGCCCAGGGCCACGAGGCCGTGGACTGCGGCCCCCACATCTACGACGCCCAGGACGACTACCCGCCGTTCTGCCTCCGCGCCGCCGAGAAGACGGCCGCGGACCCGGACAGCCTCGGCATCGTGATCGGCGGCTCCGGCAACGGCGAGCAGATTGCCGCGAACAAGGTCAAGGGCGTCCGCGCCGCGCTCGCCTGGAGCGAGCAGACCGCCGCGCTGGGCCGCGAGCACAACGACGCCAACGTGATCTCCATCGGCGGCCGGATGCACACGGTCGAGGAGTCCACCAAGTTTGTGGAGATCTTCCTCAACACCCCGTACTCCGGCGAGGAGCGGCACACCCGCCGCATCGAGATGCTCACGGCGTACGAGAACACCGGCGAGCTTCCCCCGGTCCCGGCCCACCACCCGCAGCAGGGCTGA